A window of Natrinema versiforme contains these coding sequences:
- a CDS encoding SMP-30/gluconolactonase/LRE family protein translates to MTNDNVFETIVGSGARSAVSRRSVIGGIAAAGALAAVPTGVFGRQDETGTDGDLEIVADFEPPAMPENLAIDSAGTTYLSMGPSGEIRAVDADGNESTFATIETGEEGLLLGITVLGGDLYAANGSGEPETHGVWRVAADSEPERIAELPADETTPNGIIPDPTDSDALLVSDHLGGAVWRVTTDGEAEQWVTDESLEPDMSADSPVGADGLAVHPDGDVYVDNLNAGSIIRVPVEDGDAGDPETVVQDEGLVGADGMTFDEEGSLYVAVNAQNEIARVTPDHEIETVVTGEGLDFPADVHFGTTEETATSLYIANFAYGTFLQDETAAEPSLARTDVGVRGHFPDADGDGGTATETESTDE, encoded by the coding sequence ATGACTAATGACAACGTGTTCGAGACGATAGTCGGCAGCGGCGCTCGATCGGCGGTATCTCGTCGATCGGTAATCGGAGGTATCGCCGCGGCGGGAGCGCTGGCAGCGGTTCCGACCGGGGTATTCGGGAGACAGGACGAGACGGGCACGGACGGTGACCTCGAGATCGTCGCCGACTTCGAGCCGCCGGCGATGCCCGAGAACCTCGCGATCGATTCGGCGGGAACCACCTACCTGAGTATGGGACCGTCGGGCGAGATTCGGGCGGTCGACGCCGACGGGAACGAATCGACGTTCGCGACGATCGAGACCGGCGAGGAGGGACTCTTGCTCGGGATCACGGTGCTCGGCGGCGACCTCTACGCCGCGAACGGCTCGGGGGAACCGGAGACCCACGGCGTGTGGCGCGTCGCGGCGGACAGCGAGCCCGAACGGATCGCGGAACTCCCGGCCGACGAGACGACGCCGAACGGGATTATTCCCGATCCGACCGACTCGGACGCGCTCCTCGTCTCCGATCACCTCGGCGGCGCGGTCTGGCGCGTGACGACCGACGGCGAGGCCGAGCAGTGGGTCACGGACGAGTCGCTCGAGCCGGACATGTCGGCCGATAGCCCGGTCGGCGCGGACGGGTTGGCCGTGCATCCGGACGGCGACGTCTACGTCGATAACCTCAACGCGGGGTCGATCATCCGCGTCCCGGTCGAGGACGGCGATGCTGGCGACCCCGAAACCGTCGTGCAGGACGAGGGACTCGTCGGCGCGGACGGGATGACGTTCGACGAGGAGGGATCGCTGTACGTGGCGGTAAACGCCCAAAACGAGATCGCGCGCGTGACGCCGGACCACGAGATCGAGACGGTCGTCACCGGTGAGGGACTCGACTTCCCCGCCGACGTTCACTTCGGGACGACCGAGGAGACGGCGACCTCGCTGTACATCGCGAACTTCGCGTACGGGACCTTCCTGCAGGACGAGACGGCCGCGGAGCCGAGCCTCGCGAGGACCGACGTTGGCGTACGCGGGCACTTCCCCGACGCTGACGGGGACGGCGGAACGGCTACCGAAACCGAATCGACCGACGAGTGA
- a CDS encoding HalOD1 output domain-containing protein translates to MKQSLAVDTDEVHERIVTGVAALEGVDPLSLPPLFDAVDPDALTALFTTTESGGRRSGHVGFTYADHQVTIEFDESDTPVVTID, encoded by the coding sequence ATGAAACAATCCCTCGCGGTCGACACCGACGAGGTGCACGAGCGGATCGTTACCGGCGTCGCGGCGCTCGAGGGGGTCGATCCCCTCTCGTTACCGCCGCTGTTCGACGCGGTCGATCCCGATGCACTCACAGCGCTCTTCACGACCACGGAGTCGGGCGGTCGCCGGTCCGGCCACGTCGGCTTTACGTACGCCGACCATCAGGTGACGATCGAGTTCGACGAGAGCGATACCCCCGTCGTGACGATCGATTGA
- a CDS encoding MOSC domain-containing protein — MAELERLRAYPVKGLDGIDLETAPVLEGGTVAHDREFALFDADGDVLNGKRTDRVHVLDTDFDPETTVLTVDPPEGEPRRFDLDADRETAAAWFSEFFDADLSLERDASLGFVDRREMGPSVVSTATLETVASWFDGMTVEGARRRIRANIEVSGVDPFWEDRFVGEDAPAFEIGGVRFEGVTPCGRCVVPQRNPDTGEPIQEFQERFIQKREETFPDWADTAAFDHYYSLMIITRVAERDRGTTLRVGDRVETI; from the coding sequence ATGGCAGAACTCGAGCGGCTTCGCGCGTATCCGGTGAAGGGACTCGACGGGATCGATCTCGAGACGGCCCCGGTGCTCGAGGGCGGGACGGTGGCCCACGACAGGGAGTTCGCCCTGTTCGACGCGGACGGCGACGTGCTCAACGGCAAACGGACCGACCGAGTACACGTTCTCGACACCGATTTCGATCCCGAGACGACTGTCCTCACGGTCGATCCGCCGGAGGGAGAGCCCCGTCGGTTCGACCTCGATGCCGACCGCGAGACCGCGGCGGCGTGGTTCAGCGAGTTCTTCGACGCGGATCTCTCGCTCGAGCGGGACGCGTCGCTCGGGTTCGTCGATCGGCGCGAGATGGGGCCCTCCGTGGTCAGTACGGCGACGCTCGAGACCGTCGCGTCGTGGTTCGACGGGATGACCGTTGAGGGTGCGCGGCGGCGAATTCGGGCGAACATCGAGGTGTCCGGCGTCGACCCCTTCTGGGAGGACCGGTTCGTCGGCGAGGACGCGCCGGCGTTCGAAATCGGCGGCGTTCGATTCGAGGGTGTCACGCCCTGTGGGCGCTGTGTCGTGCCCCAACGCAATCCCGATACCGGGGAGCCGATTCAAGAGTTTCAGGAACGGTTTATCCAGAAGCGAGAGGAAACGTTCCCGGACTGGGCCGACACGGCCGCGTTCGATCACTACTACTCGCTGATGATCATCACGCGCGTCGCCGAGCGCGACCGCGGGACCACGCTTCGCGTCGGCGACCGGGTCGAAACCATCTAA
- a CDS encoding winged helix-turn-helix domain-containing protein: MADRKGDAIETLEYVARSPSRVRILETLSAEGAVSRDALRTEVDVVRTTLQRTLTGLRERGLIRERDRCYELTSAGSLATSGLSTALERVDAAERLRPVLERVPATELAFDTERLVDATVVESTTANPYGPVEYHAASLADAIRARVVLPATGATPLERAREAIESGAVFELIVTESVAETLRTEPSVADPFAAIADADSVTVSVVEREISFYLGIVDDAVQIGVHDESGLPTALLESTDAGVREWAIDRFDSLAERATAIDLEA; encoded by the coding sequence ATGGCCGATCGAAAGGGGGACGCGATCGAGACGCTCGAGTACGTGGCGCGCTCGCCGAGCCGAGTGCGGATCCTCGAGACGCTGTCCGCGGAGGGTGCCGTTTCCAGAGACGCGTTGCGAACCGAGGTCGACGTCGTGCGAACGACGCTGCAACGGACCTTGACGGGGCTGCGAGAGCGGGGGCTGATCCGCGAACGCGACCGGTGCTACGAACTCACGTCGGCCGGCTCGCTCGCGACGAGCGGCCTCTCGACGGCCCTCGAACGGGTCGACGCCGCGGAGCGCCTGCGTCCGGTACTCGAGCGGGTTCCGGCGACGGAACTCGCGTTCGACACCGAACGGCTGGTCGACGCGACGGTCGTCGAATCCACCACGGCGAACCCGTACGGGCCGGTCGAATACCATGCGGCGAGTCTCGCCGATGCGATACGCGCCAGAGTGGTACTGCCGGCGACCGGAGCCACCCCGCTCGAACGGGCGAGGGAAGCCATCGAATCGGGTGCGGTCTTCGAACTGATCGTCACGGAATCGGTCGCGGAGACGTTGCGGACGGAACCATCGGTCGCGGATCCGTTCGCGGCGATCGCCGACGCCGACTCGGTTACCGTCTCGGTCGTCGAGCGCGAAATCTCGTTCTATCTCGGGATCGTCGACGACGCCGTCCAGATCGGCGTCCACGACGAGAGCGGACTCCCGACGGCACTCCTCGAGTCGACCGACGCGGGAGTCCGGGAGTGGGCGATCGACCGGTTCGACTCCCTCGCTGAGCGAGCGACGGCGATCGATCTCGAGGCGTAG